In the genome of Salinirussus salinus, one region contains:
- a CDS encoding sulfite exporter TauE/SafE family protein, whose amino-acid sequence MTRALPVSRRRLVAGGLAVVGLVLLADVVTATAAGGGGGDVPSAFNMGLFLTHWWVFPVSVAFSTVALAAGVSGALFFSPFFLLVVGLGPAQAIGAGLLTEVFGMGNGLRSYVGQRVVDFRTAKWLLLGAVPAIVVGALVSHVVDPTLLKLFFGGGLILLGGFLVYYDPTEDCEPGECEGDFLREKNTGRGTTTIEAADGETFTYDTCWRLPGVALSTVGGFITGLISAGLPEIVTTQLVVRCRLPPRVAVATSVFTLGIAAAAGALVHALAASPVWWVVAWSVPGVLVGGTIGTRVGKYVPSDLMEVGLGVVFAVVGGIVLGVELLA is encoded by the coding sequence ATGACTCGCGCGCTCCCGGTGAGCCGCCGGCGGCTGGTGGCCGGCGGGCTGGCGGTGGTCGGGCTGGTCCTCCTCGCGGACGTGGTAACCGCGACCGCCGCCGGCGGGGGCGGGGGTGACGTCCCCTCCGCGTTCAATATGGGCCTGTTTCTCACCCACTGGTGGGTGTTTCCGGTCTCGGTGGCGTTCTCGACGGTCGCGCTCGCGGCCGGCGTCTCCGGGGCGCTGTTTTTCAGCCCCTTCTTTCTCCTGGTGGTCGGGCTCGGCCCCGCACAGGCCATCGGCGCCGGGCTCCTGACCGAGGTGTTCGGGATGGGCAACGGGCTCCGGTCCTACGTCGGCCAGCGCGTCGTCGACTTCCGGACCGCGAAGTGGCTGCTGCTCGGAGCGGTGCCCGCCATCGTCGTCGGGGCGCTGGTCTCCCACGTCGTCGACCCGACGCTCCTGAAACTGTTTTTCGGCGGAGGACTCATCCTGCTGGGCGGGTTTCTGGTCTACTACGACCCCACCGAGGACTGTGAACCCGGCGAGTGCGAGGGCGACTTTTTGCGCGAGAAGAACACCGGTCGCGGGACGACGACCATCGAGGCCGCCGACGGGGAGACGTTCACCTACGACACCTGCTGGCGGCTGCCGGGTGTGGCGCTCTCCACTGTCGGCGGCTTCATCACGGGGCTGATCAGCGCCGGGTTGCCGGAGATCGTCACCACCCAACTGGTGGTCCGGTGTCGCCTCCCGCCCCGGGTCGCGGTCGCCACCAGCGTCTTCACCCTCGGTATCGCCGCCGCCGCGGGCGCGCTGGTCCACGCGCTGGCGGCCTCGCCGGTCTGGTGGGTCGTCGCCTGGTCGGTCCCGGGCGTGCTCGTCGGCGGCACCATCGGCACCCGCGTGGGCAAGTACGTCCCGAGCGACCTGATGGAGGTCGGGCTCGGCGTCGTCTTCGCGGTCGTCGGGGGGATCGTCCTCGGCGTGGAGCTGCTGGCCTGA
- a CDS encoding cytochrome P450, whose amino-acid sequence MATQRQDEAGTSESDDASEGERASVASERPLPPYPPNLGHPALHMFRQMRDTLTFGERAHRFEDVVRTRLLGQGDIFHLGHPECVKRVLLTEREKFRKSGDFGTAFGEGLLTVEGEEWQQQRDALQPLFTRDRVMTYADGMVEQMQRRTDRWEDGDRLDLQSEFTDMTLDVLFATILGRELDLDGDRRLREAAEDLHEWFVPTSYLLPPWVPTPARRRFREGKATIREEADRLLAERAGDAPADPTEADDLLSLLVGLREAGMDAAMLDDERLRDQMVTIIFAGHDTTTTSLTFACWALANNPDVKARFQAEVDELDGPPTADDVADLEVTDRVVTETLRMYPPVYALPRLTAEEVAMDGYRIPEGERVILPFRQIQRDERFFQDPDEFRPSRWDGDLRSELHNFAYAPFGGGPRICIGREFALLEAKLALATIGREFDLYWLGENDADGEPPVSPEMTLRMEQGQEFLVAER is encoded by the coding sequence ATGGCGACACAGCGACAGGACGAGGCGGGCACCTCGGAGAGCGACGACGCGAGCGAGGGGGAGAGGGCATCCGTAGCGAGCGAGCGGCCGCTGCCGCCGTATCCGCCGAACCTGGGACACCCCGCCCTGCACATGTTCCGGCAGATGCGGGACACGCTAACGTTTGGCGAGCGGGCCCACCGGTTCGAGGACGTGGTCCGGACGCGGCTGCTGGGCCAGGGCGACATCTTCCACCTCGGCCACCCCGAGTGTGTCAAGCGCGTGCTGCTGACCGAGCGCGAGAAGTTCCGGAAGTCCGGCGATTTCGGGACTGCCTTCGGCGAGGGGCTGCTGACCGTCGAGGGCGAGGAGTGGCAACAGCAACGCGACGCGCTCCAGCCCCTCTTTACGCGGGACCGGGTGATGACCTACGCCGACGGGATGGTCGAGCAGATGCAGCGGCGGACCGACCGGTGGGAAGACGGCGACCGGCTGGACCTGCAGTCGGAGTTCACCGACATGACGCTGGACGTCCTCTTCGCGACGATCCTGGGCCGGGAACTCGACCTGGACGGTGACCGCCGGCTCCGGGAGGCCGCCGAGGACCTCCACGAGTGGTTCGTTCCGACTTCGTACCTGCTGCCGCCGTGGGTGCCGACGCCGGCCCGCCGGCGCTTCCGGGAGGGGAAGGCAACCATCCGTGAGGAGGCCGACCGGCTGCTGGCCGAGCGGGCCGGCGACGCGCCCGCCGACCCCACCGAGGCCGACGACCTGCTCTCGCTGCTCGTCGGTCTGCGGGAGGCAGGGATGGACGCCGCCATGCTCGACGACGAGCGGCTGCGCGACCAGATGGTGACGATCATCTTCGCCGGTCACGACACGACGACGACGTCGCTGACCTTCGCCTGCTGGGCGCTGGCGAACAACCCCGATGTAAAGGCGCGGTTCCAGGCCGAGGTCGACGAACTCGACGGGCCGCCGACCGCCGACGACGTCGCGGACCTCGAGGTCACCGACCGGGTCGTGACCGAGACCCTGCGTATGTACCCGCCGGTGTACGCTCTGCCGCGGCTGACCGCCGAGGAGGTCGCGATGGACGGCTACCGGATCCCCGAGGGCGAGCGCGTCATCCTTCCCTTCCGGCAGATCCAGCGCGACGAGCGCTTTTTCCAGGACCCAGACGAGTTCCGGCCCTCGCGGTGGGACGGCGACCTCCGCTCCGAGCTACACAACTTCGCCTACGCCCCCTTCGGCGGCGGCCCGCGCATCTGCATCGGCCGGGAGTTCGCGCTGCTGGAGGCGAAGCTGGCGCTTGCGACCATCGGCCGGGAGTTCGACCTCTACTGGCTCGGCGAGAACGACGCCGACGGCGAGCCGCCCGTCTCCCCGGAGATGACACTCCGGATGGAGCAGGGCCAGGAGTTCCTGGTCGCAGAGCGGTGA
- a CDS encoding dihydrolipoyl dehydrogenase: MEEYDFLVIGSGSGLDVANAAVNRGESVAIVEKGPLGGTCLNRGCIPSKMLLYHADVLETVERADRFNIDAEVRDVDFADIVREVNEDVGADSDSIRRGLRSSPEHDLYEGEASFVGERTVEVSGGADDGARIRADRVLVAAGTRPSIPDIEGIDTVDYLTSTDALQLEEPPEHLVVVGGGYIAAELGHFFGTFGSDVTVVGRRPHLLPEADPEVGRAFTERYADRFTVHAGHEAVAVSESGGEVTVETRPYPPAFDGDPDEGGVTVTGSDLLVAAGRRPNTDTLHVETAGIETDEAGFVETDEYLRTTAEGVWALGDIVGEYLLKHNANHEARAVVRNLFGDPEPVDYTAMPFAVFASPEVAGVGATEDELEGEYATNTYRYEDTARGDAMKREGMVKVLIDLEGEILGCHIVGPEASNLIQEVVVAMTAGSGTVRDIRDAVHIHPALSEVVQRAFSGQFTRGGSGHGHDHSHEH; this comes from the coding sequence ATGGAGGAGTACGACTTCCTGGTCATCGGTTCGGGCTCCGGGCTGGACGTCGCCAACGCGGCGGTCAACCGCGGCGAGTCCGTCGCCATCGTCGAGAAGGGGCCGCTGGGAGGCACCTGTCTCAACCGCGGCTGCATCCCCTCGAAGATGCTGCTGTACCACGCCGACGTGCTGGAGACCGTCGAGCGCGCCGACCGGTTCAACATCGACGCCGAGGTGCGCGACGTCGACTTCGCCGACATCGTCCGCGAGGTCAACGAGGACGTCGGCGCGGACAGCGACTCGATCCGGCGCGGGCTGCGCTCCTCTCCGGAGCACGACCTCTACGAGGGGGAGGCCAGCTTCGTCGGCGAGCGGACCGTCGAGGTCTCCGGCGGCGCGGACGACGGCGCCCGCATCCGGGCCGACCGGGTGCTCGTCGCCGCGGGGACGCGCCCCTCCATCCCCGACATCGAAGGGATCGATACCGTCGACTACCTCACCAGTACCGACGCGCTCCAGCTGGAGGAACCGCCCGAACACCTCGTGGTCGTCGGCGGCGGGTACATCGCCGCCGAGCTGGGCCACTTCTTCGGCACCTTCGGCAGCGACGTGACCGTCGTCGGCCGCCGCCCGCACTTGCTGCCCGAGGCCGACCCCGAGGTCGGCCGCGCGTTCACCGAGCGCTACGCCGACCGCTTTACGGTCCACGCGGGCCACGAGGCCGTCGCCGTCTCCGAGTCCGGCGGCGAGGTGACGGTCGAGACCCGGCCGTACCCGCCGGCGTTCGACGGCGACCCCGATGAAGGGGGCGTGACGGTCACCGGCTCGGACCTGCTGGTGGCGGCCGGCCGGCGGCCCAACACGGACACGCTGCACGTCGAGACCGCCGGCATCGAGACCGACGAGGCGGGCTTCGTCGAGACCGACGAGTACCTCCGGACGACCGCCGAGGGCGTCTGGGCGCTGGGCGACATCGTCGGCGAGTACCTGCTGAAACACAACGCCAACCACGAGGCCCGCGCTGTCGTTCGAAATCTCTTCGGCGACCCCGAGCCCGTCGACTACACGGCGATGCCCTTCGCAGTCTTCGCCTCGCCGGAGGTCGCGGGCGTGGGTGCGACCGAAGACGAACTCGAGGGGGAGTACGCCACCAACACCTACCGCTACGAGGACACCGCCCGCGGTGACGCGATGAAGCGGGAGGGGATGGTCAAGGTTCTCATCGACCTGGAGGGGGAGATCCTGGGCTGTCACATCGTGGGGCCGGAGGCCTCGAACCTGATCCAGGAGGTGGTGGTGGCGATGACCGCGGGGTCGGGGACGGTCCGGGACATCCGCGACGCGGTCCACATCCACCCGGCGCTGTCCGAAGTGGTCCAGCGGGCCTTTTCCGGGCAGTTCACCCGCGGCGGGAGTGGCCACGGACACGACCACAGCCACGAACACTGA
- a CDS encoding SDR family oxidoreductase: MTDDFKLSAPELTPEDLLVLEDDRFTAETVALVTGAASGIGRATSVALAMNGLTVVGADVDSDGLDGTADMAAEFDAPGRVEGVETDLTSDGDVAAVVEAAADEGDLRYVANIAGLQHIDSIADFPMEKYDLLLDVMLRAPFLTAKHAIPHIQATDDSEASDDASGNRTQSGDGVGAIANMSSIHGHYATRDKPAYITAKHGLTGLTRAIAAEGEGTLRSFSVSVGYVLTPLMVDQIQDTAEERGISEREVVEDVMLGQARTKEMMTPAEVANLFVFGLSSHGKHLNGADLLWDGGYTHTYE, from the coding sequence GTGACAGACGATTTTAAACTCAGCGCGCCTGAACTGACTCCGGAGGACCTGCTCGTCCTCGAGGACGACCGCTTTACCGCCGAGACCGTCGCGCTCGTGACGGGCGCGGCCTCGGGGATCGGCCGGGCGACCTCGGTCGCGCTGGCGATGAACGGCCTGACCGTCGTCGGGGCCGACGTGGACAGCGATGGTCTGGACGGCACCGCCGACATGGCCGCCGAGTTCGACGCGCCCGGCCGCGTGGAGGGCGTCGAGACCGACCTCACGAGCGACGGCGACGTCGCGGCGGTCGTGGAGGCTGCCGCCGACGAGGGCGACCTGCGCTACGTCGCCAACATCGCCGGCCTCCAGCACATCGACAGCATCGCCGACTTCCCGATGGAGAAGTACGACCTCCTGCTGGACGTGATGTTGCGTGCCCCCTTCCTCACCGCGAAACACGCGATCCCACACATCCAGGCGACCGACGACAGCGAGGCGTCGGATGACGCCTCGGGTAACCGGACGCAGTCCGGTGACGGGGTGGGGGCCATCGCCAACATGTCCTCGATCCACGGCCACTACGCCACCCGGGACAAGCCCGCCTACATCACCGCAAAGCACGGGCTCACGGGGCTGACCCGCGCCATCGCCGCCGAGGGCGAGGGGACCTTGCGCTCGTTTTCGGTGTCTGTAGGCTACGTCCTGACGCCGCTGATGGTCGACCAGATCCAGGATACGGCGGAGGAGCGGGGCATCTCCGAGCGGGAGGTCGTGGAGGACGTGATGCTCGGCCAGGCCCGCACCAAGGAGATGATGACGCCCGCGGAGGTCGCCAACCTGTTCGTCTTCGGCCTGTCCAGTCACGGCAAACACCTCAACGGCGCCGACCTGCTCTGGGACGGCGGCTACACCCACACCTACGAGTGA
- a CDS encoding DsrE family protein — protein MTKAAVIILAGTETHPDVGRLVNGLEAAKEFAEAEGDELELVFDGAGTQWVPKLEDPDSDYHDLYRAVQDDAGVCDFCAGAFGVDDAVNDSGAVRLDDHDGHPSVRSLVEDGYEVITF, from the coding sequence ATGACAAAAGCAGCAGTCATCATCCTCGCAGGTACGGAGACACACCCCGACGTCGGCCGGCTCGTCAACGGTCTCGAGGCCGCAAAGGAGTTCGCCGAGGCCGAGGGCGACGAACTCGAACTGGTCTTCGACGGCGCGGGCACGCAGTGGGTCCCGAAGCTGGAAGACCCCGACAGCGACTACCACGACCTCTACCGGGCAGTACAGGACGACGCCGGCGTCTGTGACTTCTGTGCCGGCGCCTTCGGCGTCGACGACGCGGTGAACGACAGCGGCGCGGTCCGGCTGGACGACCACGACGGCCACCCCAGCGTCCGCTCGCTCGTCGAGGACGGCTACGAGGTCATCACGTTCTGA
- a CDS encoding C2H2-type zinc finger protein, which yields MNESDTDGPGEYVCEVCGKSFESEAELERHVHDVGLVD from the coding sequence ATGAACGAATCTGACACGGACGGGCCGGGCGAGTACGTCTGCGAAGTCTGCGGGAAGTCCTTCGAGTCCGAGGCCGAACTGGAGCGGCACGTCCACGACGTCGGGCTCGTCGACTGA
- a CDS encoding dihydrolipoyl dehydrogenase family protein, translated as MSTHVAVVGAYGSAGVAVAQRLADEPGIRLTLVDDGDPGGGLCILRGCMPSKEVLSAAEHRFAARHDDRLTGPLPEVDLERVVERKDEHTADFAAHRRAAVDRLADREDVDFLRERACFVDDCRLAVGDRRLEPDYVVVATGSVPNIPDLPGIGDVDVATSADVLDATTLPDTGVVMGFGYIGMELVPYLSEAGVELTVVEHDARPLDEADPPFGDALLSYYREHFDVTVLTQTDERRVEPTDDGVRLTVAENGEERTVEADRLFAFTGRRPALEGLDLERTALSSEPGWVTDTMQARDDERVFVVGDANGKEPILHVAKEQGAVAAENVLAHRDGDPLTSYENVHHHVVFSGLGVLPYARVGHSAESAREAGIDHVVVTRETASDGVFRTKNVPAGLGRLVVGTDGTVLGWQGLHYHADAMAKTMQVAVETGIDVREVPDRAYHPTTPEILDGLVREAADELDG; from the coding sequence GTGAGCACGCACGTCGCGGTCGTGGGCGCGTACGGGAGCGCGGGCGTCGCGGTCGCACAGCGGCTTGCCGACGAGCCAGGCATCCGGCTGACACTGGTCGACGACGGCGACCCCGGCGGCGGGCTCTGCATCCTCCGGGGGTGTATGCCCTCGAAGGAGGTGCTCTCGGCGGCCGAACACCGGTTCGCGGCCCGCCACGACGACCGGCTGACGGGCCCGCTCCCCGAGGTCGACCTCGAGCGGGTCGTCGAGCGAAAGGACGAACACACCGCCGACTTCGCGGCCCACCGCCGGGCGGCGGTCGACCGGCTCGCCGACCGCGAGGATGTCGACTTCCTCCGGGAGCGGGCCTGCTTTGTCGACGACTGCCGGTTGGCCGTCGGCGACCGGAGGCTGGAGCCGGACTACGTCGTCGTCGCCACGGGCTCGGTCCCGAACATCCCCGACCTCCCCGGCATCGGCGACGTCGACGTGGCCACCAGCGCGGACGTACTCGACGCCACCACCCTGCCCGACACCGGCGTCGTGATGGGGTTTGGCTACATCGGGATGGAGCTGGTTCCCTATCTCAGCGAGGCGGGCGTGGAGCTGACGGTCGTCGAGCACGACGCCCGTCCGCTGGACGAGGCCGACCCGCCCTTCGGCGACGCGTTGCTGTCCTACTACCGCGAGCACTTCGACGTGACCGTGCTCACGCAGACCGACGAGCGGCGGGTCGAGCCGACCGACGACGGCGTCCGGCTCACCGTCGCCGAAAACGGCGAGGAGCGGACCGTCGAGGCCGACCGGCTGTTCGCGTTCACCGGCCGCCGCCCCGCTCTCGAGGGGCTTGACCTCGAACGGACGGCGCTGTCGTCCGAACCCGGCTGGGTCACGGACACCATGCAGGCCCGGGACGACGAGCGGGTGTTCGTCGTCGGCGACGCCAACGGGAAGGAGCCGATACTCCACGTCGCCAAAGAGCAGGGGGCGGTGGCCGCCGAGAACGTCCTGGCCCACCGCGACGGGGATCCCCTGACCAGCTACGAGAACGTCCACCACCACGTCGTCTTCTCGGGGCTCGGCGTGCTTCCCTACGCCCGCGTCGGCCACTCCGCCGAGTCGGCGCGGGAGGCGGGAATCGACCACGTCGTCGTCACCCGAGAGACCGCGAGCGACGGCGTCTTCCGGACGAAAAACGTCCCCGCGGGGCTGGGCCGGCTGGTCGTCGGCACCGACGGGACGGTGCTGGGCTGGCAGGGCCTGCACTACCACGCCGACGCCATGGCGAAGACGATGCAGGTCGCCGTCGAGACGGGGATCGACGTCCGCGAGGTCCCGGACCGTGCCTACCACCCCACGACGCCCGAAATCCTCGACGGGCTGGTCCGCGAGGCCGCCGACGAACTCGACGGGTAA
- a CDS encoding patatin-like phospholipase family protein: MSDTGAGDAVATDGGEEGDATAGAPPGQRNVAIACQGGGSHTAFTAGVLEVLLTEVDWSTHELVGISGTSGGAFNALAAWYGLVTEGPERSVELLEELWDALSAKEGADWAVNSWLTALNRLEKSGFPFPQVSPYDVPGDELGKERIRDALEGCIDFDAIPPLCGRESPELVVGTVDVNGGVFETFTNEDVTVDAVLASAAVPDLFEAVELHGHAHWDGLFSQNPPVYDLMHQPPGRKPDELWVVQINPQEVEEVPTSTLEINDRRNELSGNISLNQELGFIERVNDWVETGKLPADEFTHTEIRRIEMGQRYDSATKVDRDPAFIRELMDNGREAAGEFLAEER, translated from the coding sequence ATGAGTGACACCGGCGCGGGAGATGCTGTCGCGACGGACGGCGGCGAGGAGGGGGACGCGACCGCGGGCGCGCCGCCCGGGCAGAGAAACGTCGCCATCGCCTGCCAGGGCGGGGGGAGCCACACCGCCTTCACCGCGGGCGTCCTGGAGGTCCTGCTGACCGAGGTCGACTGGTCGACACACGAACTCGTGGGGATCAGCGGCACCTCCGGCGGGGCGTTCAACGCGCTGGCGGCCTGGTACGGGCTGGTGACCGAGGGGCCCGAGCGGTCCGTGGAACTGCTCGAGGAGCTGTGGGACGCCCTCTCGGCGAAGGAGGGGGCCGACTGGGCGGTCAATTCCTGGCTGACCGCGCTGAACCGGCTCGAAAAGAGCGGCTTTCCCTTCCCTCAGGTCAGCCCCTACGACGTCCCCGGCGACGAACTCGGGAAAGAGCGCATCCGGGACGCACTCGAGGGCTGCATCGACTTCGATGCGATCCCGCCGCTGTGTGGCCGGGAGTCGCCGGAGCTGGTCGTCGGGACCGTCGACGTCAACGGCGGCGTCTTCGAGACGTTCACCAACGAGGACGTCACTGTCGACGCCGTCCTCGCCTCGGCGGCGGTCCCCGACCTCTTCGAGGCCGTCGAGCTGCACGGCCACGCCCACTGGGACGGGCTGTTCTCCCAGAACCCGCCGGTGTACGACCTGATGCACCAGCCGCCCGGCCGCAAGCCCGACGAGCTGTGGGTCGTCCAGATCAACCCCCAGGAGGTCGAGGAGGTCCCCACCAGCACCCTGGAAATAAACGACCGGCGCAACGAGCTCTCGGGCAACATCTCGCTGAACCAGGAACTGGGGTTCATCGAGCGGGTCAACGACTGGGTCGAGACGGGCAAGCTCCCGGCCGACGAGTTCACCCACACCGAGATCCGCCGCATCGAGATGGGCCAGCGCTACGACAGCGCGACCAAGGTCGACCGCGACCCGGCCTTCATCCGGGAGCTGATGGACAACGGGCGGGAGGCCGCAGGCGAGTTCCTCGCGGAGGAACGATGA
- a CDS encoding acyl-CoA synthetase — translation MPYGDIYEAVYDLYDSEEGWEEMVSAGDRDGINIGEEALGRHGDSEETALRIRDFGTGDLETYSFAELNAAANRVANYLVEHTERGARVVAMLPTRLELYAVVFGTLKAGRVYVPMAPVFGPDAAGYRLDDAGAAVFVTTTDHYGRVGDAIPEVVNRVVTVGGEVDGDRTEGYRAVEDHGSDFEAVDTHPGDPFALSYTSGTTGQPKGVPMTHGDVPDLHAYVEFVVDLRPDDTYFVAASPAWSYGLVMGSLMPGIRGTAIGCYRGEFDGGMLMDTLARLDVDNAMVPPTALRQLAQAGVDAEGIDLRVLLAAGESLDEDSVGWCRDVLGTEPQDSYGLTEAGMSVCNYAFEDWEVKPGSMGRPLPGKEVELLDDDEEPVEQGETGEICIRREGDDRGSYWGRPEATTEMFTGRWLHTDDLAREDEDGYFWYVGRKDSVIVSAGYRIGPDEVEETLLKHDAVAEVAVVGVPDETRGEVVKAHITPTREPDEGLAEEIQEFARETLSKHEYPREVEFHDELPKTATGKIARSDLEED, via the coding sequence ATGCCATACGGTGACATCTACGAGGCGGTGTACGACCTCTACGACTCCGAGGAGGGGTGGGAAGAGATGGTCAGCGCCGGCGACCGCGACGGCATCAACATCGGCGAGGAGGCGCTCGGCCGACACGGCGACAGCGAGGAGACGGCGCTGCGGATCCGCGACTTCGGGACCGGCGACCTCGAAACGTACTCCTTCGCGGAGCTGAACGCCGCCGCCAACCGCGTGGCGAACTACCTGGTCGAGCACACCGAGCGAGGTGCCCGCGTCGTGGCGATGCTGCCGACCCGGCTGGAGCTGTACGCCGTCGTCTTTGGGACGCTGAAGGCCGGCCGCGTCTACGTCCCGATGGCGCCCGTCTTCGGCCCCGACGCGGCGGGCTACCGGCTGGACGACGCCGGCGCCGCCGTCTTCGTCACGACCACCGACCACTACGGCCGCGTCGGCGACGCCATCCCCGAGGTCGTCAACCGCGTCGTCACCGTCGGCGGCGAGGTCGACGGCGACCGGACGGAGGGGTACCGCGCCGTCGAGGACCACGGCAGCGACTTCGAGGCGGTCGACACCCACCCCGGCGACCCGTTCGCGCTCAGCTACACCTCGGGGACCACCGGCCAGCCCAAGGGCGTCCCGATGACCCACGGCGACGTTCCCGACCTGCACGCCTACGTCGAGTTCGTCGTCGACCTCCGGCCCGACGACACCTACTTCGTGGCGGCCTCGCCGGCGTGGTCCTACGGGCTGGTGATGGGGTCGCTGATGCCCGGGATCCGCGGGACCGCGATCGGCTGTTACCGCGGGGAGTTCGACGGGGGCATGCTGATGGACACGCTGGCCCGGCTGGACGTCGACAACGCGATGGTCCCGCCGACCGCGCTCCGGCAGCTCGCCCAGGCCGGCGTCGACGCCGAGGGGATCGACCTCCGGGTGCTGCTGGCGGCCGGGGAGTCGCTGGACGAGGACAGCGTCGGCTGGTGTCGGGACGTGCTCGGCACCGAGCCACAGGATTCCTACGGCCTGACCGAGGCCGGGATGTCGGTCTGTAACTACGCCTTCGAGGACTGGGAAGTCAAGCCCGGCAGCATGGGCCGGCCGCTCCCGGGCAAGGAAGTGGAGCTGCTCGACGACGACGAGGAACCCGTCGAGCAGGGCGAGACCGGCGAGATCTGCATCCGCCGGGAGGGCGACGACCGCGGCAGTTACTGGGGCCGGCCGGAGGCGACGACGGAGATGTTCACCGGCCGGTGGCTCCACACCGACGACCTCGCCCGCGAGGACGAGGACGGTTACTTCTGGTACGTCGGCCGGAAGGACTCGGTGATCGTGAGTGCGGGCTACCGGATCGGCCCCGACGAGGTCGAGGAGACGCTGCTGAAACACGACGCCGTCGCCGAGGTCGCGGTCGTGGGCGTCCCCGACGAGACCCGCGGCGAGGTCGTCAAGGCTCACATCACGCCGACCCGGGAGCCCGACGAGGGGCTGGCCGAGGAGATCCAGGAGTTCGCCCGCGAAACCCTCTCGAAACACGAGTACCCCCGCGAGGTCGAGTTCCACGACGAACTCCCCAAGACTGCCACCGGGAAGATCGCCCGCAGCGACCTCGAAGAGGACTGA
- a CDS encoding TSUP family transporter: MGPSPVFVAGIAAVVLVAGAVNGLAGFGFALVGTMALASVVDPATAVVFMILPVMAVNLSLARDLSADQLRTCGRRFGPLVAAALVGAVAGMAVLQRLPQAPLKLGLGLVTLAFVATAQRAVTVPGLAATRDRCFVETGPAMTGVGAVSGLLFGGTNVGVQVVAYLRSCDLSHGLFVGVVAMVFLGLNGVRVAAAGALGLYPGLDVVAASAVAAVPAVAGVAVGKRLRFRASEAHRRAVVLGLQTVIGVRLLLAGAGVA; this comes from the coding sequence GTGGGTCCGTCACCAGTCTTCGTCGCCGGTATCGCCGCGGTCGTTCTCGTCGCCGGGGCGGTCAACGGCCTCGCCGGCTTCGGTTTCGCGCTCGTGGGGACGATGGCGCTCGCCTCGGTCGTCGACCCGGCGACGGCGGTCGTGTTCATGATCCTCCCGGTGATGGCGGTCAACCTCTCGCTGGCCCGGGACCTCTCGGCCGACCAGCTCCGGACCTGCGGCCGGCGCTTCGGCCCGCTGGTCGCCGCCGCGCTGGTCGGGGCCGTCGCCGGGATGGCGGTCCTCCAGCGGCTCCCGCAGGCACCCCTGAAGCTCGGGCTGGGGCTGGTCACGCTCGCGTTCGTCGCCACCGCACAGCGGGCCGTCACGGTCCCGGGGCTGGCCGCCACGCGCGACCGGTGTTTCGTCGAGACCGGGCCGGCGATGACCGGCGTCGGCGCGGTCTCCGGGCTGCTCTTCGGCGGGACGAACGTCGGCGTCCAGGTCGTCGCCTACCTGCGGAGCTGTGACCTCTCCCACGGCCTGTTCGTCGGCGTCGTGGCGATGGTGTTTCTCGGGCTCAACGGCGTCCGGGTCGCCGCGGCCGGAGCCCTCGGGCTCTACCCCGGGCTCGACGTGGTGGCCGCCTCTGCTGTCGCCGCAGTCCCCGCCGTCGCCGGCGTGGCCGTCGGCAAGCGGCTCCGCTTTCGCGCGAGCGAGGCCCACCGGCGGGCGGTCGTGCTCGGCCTCCAGACGGTCATCGGCGTCCGGCTCCTGCTCGCCGGGGCCGGGGTTGCGTGA
- a CDS encoding carboxymuconolactone decarboxylase family protein: protein MTRLDLLDLEEIPEAYHHLFTDDYLGDRHIFRVWAHNPELLEATLEYLNTVYDQLTPRKKELVILAVARARGARYEWHQHVDIARDLGVSLEEMRAVGGGDLSPFPDEEYVLLQYARAVATGEVTDQIHGALCRAYDPGEVVAVGLLVDFYVGLCNYVAAVELPFEGGEFVGWAPEEDTVAELFG, encoded by the coding sequence ATGACCCGACTCGACCTGCTCGACCTCGAGGAGATCCCCGAGGCGTACCACCACCTGTTCACCGACGACTACCTCGGCGACCGCCACATCTTCCGGGTGTGGGCGCACAACCCGGAACTGCTGGAGGCGACCCTGGAGTACCTGAACACCGTCTACGACCAGCTGACCCCCCGCAAGAAGGAACTCGTCATCCTCGCGGTCGCCCGGGCCCGGGGCGCCCGCTACGAGTGGCACCAGCACGTCGACATCGCCCGCGACCTGGGCGTGTCGCTCGAGGAGATGCGGGCGGTCGGCGGCGGCGACCTCTCGCCGTTTCCCGACGAGGAGTACGTCCTGCTGCAGTACGCCCGCGCGGTCGCCACCGGCGAGGTGACCGACCAGATACACGGCGCGCTCTGTCGGGCCTACGACCCCGGCGAGGTGGTCGCGGTCGGGCTGCTCGTGGACTTCTACGTCGGCCTCTGTAACTACGTCGCCGCCGTCGAGTTGCCCTTCGAGGGCGGCGAATTCGTCGGCTGGGCGCCCGAAGAGGACACCGTCGCCGAGCTGTTCGGATGA